From a region of the Nerophis lumbriciformis linkage group LG06, RoL_Nlum_v2.1, whole genome shotgun sequence genome:
- the LOC133608228 gene encoding protein MTSS 2-like, which translates to MVDLANMESVEKECGALGGLFQAIVNDMKYSYPVWEDFSAKATKLHSQLRTTVLAAVAFLDAFQKVADMATNTRGATRDIGSALTRMCMRHRSIEAKLRQFTNALLESLITPLADKMEDWKKTANQLDKDHAKEYKRSRHEIKKKSSDTIKLQKKARKGRGDLQPQLDSAVQDVTDMCLLMEEMEKQAVRRALVEERGRFCTFTGFLQPVVNGEIAMLGEITHLQAIIDDLTVLTSDPHKLPPASEQVIQDLKGSDYSWSYQTPPSSPSSSCSRKSSMCSSVNSGHSSASRSSGGGGGGGGGGGVGGGSLPHSPSSSSSSSYRQRSLQSHQAPPPGGVACHRLSSVSSHDSGFVSQDANIYSKPPSPMPSDLTSQKSSSSASSEASETCQSVSECSSPTTDWSKAGSYEQPGPAPRRKEGPLREKEGSPSAQGHAPSHAAQGHAPSHADDTHRSRGPSAAAVAKCGDDGSPAAGDLTTVLSRGLGGEQQKSSRDSLQFSSGYSTETTTPSCSEDTIPSQGSDFDCYSVNGDAEGPEAQSDFDKSSTIPRHSNIGQNYRRMIQTKRPASTAGLPSGVLGPGGHVVPGQPAGAGGGSGTPGTATIRRTPSTKPGVRRTLSSAGPIPIRPPIVPVKTPTVPGASGYMGAIPVRVGSEECVYFTGTDEAQGALDYVKASPKRLSLPNTAWGSGAALEVYAQQHGTTLGSGSEEDRMIAANRHSLVEKIGELVAGAHALGEGQFPFPALPDDPTAGAEGAEGASGDMLTTIRRGVRLRKTVSNDRSAPRIL; encoded by the exons gtgccaCCAGGGACATCGGCTCAGCGCTGACCAGGATGTGCATGAGGCATCGCAGCATCGAGGCTAAACTCAGACAGTTCACCAA cgCCCTGCTGGAGAGTCTGATCACCCCCCTGGCAGACAAGATGGAGGACTGGAAGAAGACGGCCAACCAGCTGGACAAAGACCACGCCAAAG AATACAAGCGTTCGCGTCATGAGATCAAGAAGAAGTCGTCTGACACCATCAAGCTGCAGAAGAAGGCACGCAAAG GACGCGGCGACCTGCAACCTCAGCTGGACAGCGCGGTGCAGGACGTGACGGACATGTGTCTGCTGATGGAGGAGATGGAGAAGCAGGCGGTGCGGCGCGCCCTGGTGGAGGAGCGGGGGCGCTTCTGCACCTTCACCGGCTTCCTGCAGCCCGTGGTG aACGGAGAGATCGCCATGTTGGGGGAGATCACGCACCTCCAGGCCATCATCGACGACCTCACCGTGCTGACCTCTGACCCTCACAAACTCCCCCCCGCCAGTGAACAG GTGATCCAGGATCTGAAAGGTTCAGACTACAGTTGGTCCTATCAGACTCCTCCCTCCTCCCCCAGCAGCTCCTGCTCACGCAAGAGCAGCATgtgcag caGCGTGAACAGCGGGCACAGTAGCGCGTCGAGGTCgtcgggtggtggtggtggtggtggtggtggtggtggtgtgggCGGGGGCTCTCTGCCTcactccccctcctcctcctcctcttcctcctaccgCCAGCGCAGCCTGCAGAGCCATCAGGCTCCGCctccagggggcgtggcttgtcaTCGCCTCAGCAGCGTGTCGTCACATGACTCAGGCTTCGTGTCTCAGGACGCCAACATCTACTCCAAGCCGCCCTCGCCAATGCCCTCTGACCTCACCAGCCAG AAGTCCTCAAGCTCCGCCTCCTCAGAAGCTTCAGAAACCTGTCAGTCAGTCAGCGAATGCAGCTCACCCACCACG GATTGGTCCAAAGCAGGTTCCTACGAGCAGCCTGGCCCCGCCCCCAGGAGGAAGGAGGGGCCTCTGCGGGAGAAGGAGGGCTCGCCCAGTGCTCAGGGACACGCCCCCTCGCACGCTGCTCAGGGACACGCCCCCTCGCACGCTGACGACACTCACAGGTCCAGAGGACCTTCAGCTGCCGCCGTTGCCAAG TGTGGAGACGATGGTTCTCCCGCAGCCGGCGACCTGACCACGGTTCTGAGCCGAGGTCTGGGTGGCGAGCAGCAGAAGAGCAGCAGGGACTCTCTGCAGTTCTCCAGCGGGTACAGCACAGAGACCACCACCCCGTCCTGCTCGGAGGACACCATCCCTTCTCAAG GTTCCGATTTCGACTGCTACTCTGTGAACGGCGACGCCGAAGGTCCGGAGGCTCAGTCGGACTTCGACAAGTCCTCCACTATTCCGCGTCACTCCAACATCGGCCAGAACTACCGTCGTATGATCCAGACCAAGAGACCTGCCAGCACCGCCGGTTTACCCAGCGGGGTCCTGGGCCCAGGGGGTCACGTGGTACCTGGACAGCCTGCAGGCGCAGGGGGAGGATCGGGGACTCCGGGGACTGCCACCATTCGTAGAACCCCGTCCACCAAACCGGGGGTGAGGCGCACTCTGTCCAGCGCCGGCCCCATTCCCATCCGGCCTCCCATCGTACCCGTCAAGACCCCCACCGTCCCCGGGGCGAGTGGGTACATGGGCGCCATTCCGGTGCGTGTGGGCAGCGAGGAGTGCGTCTACTTCACCGGAACCGACGAGGCGCAGGGCGCGCTGGATTACGTGAAGGCGTCGCCCAAGCGCCTCAGCCTTCCGAACACAGCCTGGGGATCCGGGGCGGCACTGGAGGTCTACGCCCAGCAACACGGGACGACTTTGGGGAGCGGGTCCGAGGAGGACCGGATGATCGCCGCCAACCGCCACAGCCTGGTAGAGAAGATCGGCGAGTTGGTTGCCGGCGCGCACGCCCTCGGCGAAGGCCAGTTCCCGTTCCCCGCCCTGCCGGATGACCCCACCGCGGGGGCGGAAGGGGCGGAGGGCGCATCCGGCGACATGCTGACCACCATCAGGAGAGGCGTCCGACTCCGCAAGACCGTTTCCAACGACCGGTCGGCGCCGCGCATCTTGTGA